The Pseudoalteromonas translucida KMM 520 genome has a window encoding:
- a CDS encoding DUF4212 domain-containing protein gives MAFKDEEQAKAYWAENISLLFKLLAVWFVVSFGFGILLVDVLNEVRFFGFKLGFWFSQQGSIYTFVALIFVYVVKMNTLDKKYGVDE, from the coding sequence ATGGCTTTTAAAGATGAAGAACAAGCAAAAGCTTATTGGGCGGAAAATATTTCACTGTTATTTAAATTATTAGCAGTGTGGTTTGTCGTGTCATTTGGTTTTGGCATATTACTGGTTGATGTACTTAATGAAGTACGTTTTTTTGGGTTTAAACTTGGCTTCTGGTTCTCCCAGCAAGGTTCAATTTATACCTTTGTGGCTTTGATTTTTGTGTACGTAGTCAAAATGAATACGTTAGATAAAAAATATGGCGTAGACGAATAG
- a CDS encoding putative nucleotidyltransferase substrate binding domain-containing protein, translating into MSAEQQDITQFVTMQAPFSMLEASACSYFVKHLDIAYLNRENQAQWLKSDHPKLFLIRSGLYDLVDSKGDIVTRLAQGDYFGFPSLLTGEAMQNRLEVQKEGIVYMLPQESFDYLRREYKPFEQYFVRAHANRLLSSHYKSKTESWSERKISELMTRKAITLTPDSSIRHAAKQMQEYGVSSIMITQDAHLVGVVTDRDLRNRVLADEVDPQQSVSSIMTAKPKFIFENNRVFSALHLMLKHNIHHIPVLDENHKPLGMITSTDLLRQQKSDPVQLIGRIYKARAIVDLKRYAKEIPELLRGFSYNIDDISLIGKLLSGLTDALTSRLIYLYQQEHGVAPSSFSFICFGSQAREEQTLHSDQDNGLLLPDGLNDDELAYFKGMGEYVCENLVECGIRRCPGNIMASSELCRMSISDWRERFFKWISSPTPQAMLNCKIFFDLRFIEGSHTLYSKFYEQLTHMSRNELFYAAMANDIDSNSVPIGLFNNFKTEKTEKNYKYIDLKKRGVVIINDIVRLYALRAGIRRANTQERLDALLKHTLLSKEDIYNLKDCWRFLTQLRLSTQINQEGLPSNCINPDQLNSLERHQLKEAFYLVKQAQQAAVFKFARGSL; encoded by the coding sequence ATGAGTGCAGAGCAGCAAGATATAACCCAATTTGTAACAATGCAGGCCCCGTTTAGCATGCTTGAGGCGAGTGCTTGCAGCTATTTTGTAAAGCACCTTGATATTGCTTACCTCAACCGTGAAAACCAAGCACAATGGCTGAAAAGTGATCACCCTAAGTTATTTTTAATTCGCTCAGGCTTATACGATTTAGTGGATAGTAAAGGCGATATAGTTACGCGTTTAGCACAAGGTGATTATTTTGGTTTTCCATCGTTATTAACGGGTGAGGCGATGCAAAACAGGTTGGAAGTACAAAAAGAGGGCATAGTGTATATGCTGCCTCAGGAGTCGTTTGATTATTTGCGCCGTGAATATAAACCGTTTGAGCAATATTTTGTTCGCGCTCATGCAAACCGCTTACTCTCATCACATTATAAAAGTAAAACAGAAAGCTGGTCGGAGAGAAAAATATCAGAGTTAATGACCCGAAAAGCCATTACTTTAACGCCAGATTCGAGTATTCGTCACGCGGCAAAACAAATGCAAGAGTATGGTGTGTCATCTATTATGATCACCCAAGATGCACATTTGGTTGGGGTAGTAACCGACCGCGACTTGCGTAATCGGGTACTGGCAGATGAAGTTGATCCTCAGCAAAGCGTAAGCAGCATAATGACAGCAAAACCCAAGTTTATTTTTGAAAATAATCGGGTGTTTTCAGCGCTGCACTTAATGCTTAAACATAATATTCATCATATTCCGGTACTTGACGAAAATCACAAACCTTTGGGAATGATCACCAGTACCGATTTATTACGCCAGCAAAAAAGCGACCCTGTACAACTTATAGGTCGTATTTATAAAGCACGTGCTATTGTCGATTTAAAACGCTACGCCAAAGAGATCCCAGAGTTGCTGCGCGGCTTTTCGTACAATATTGACGACATATCGCTAATTGGCAAATTACTCAGTGGCTTAACCGATGCACTTACCTCGCGGCTAATTTACTTGTATCAACAAGAACATGGAGTAGCACCAAGTAGTTTTAGTTTTATTTGTTTTGGCTCGCAAGCCCGTGAAGAACAAACCCTACATTCAGATCAAGACAATGGCTTATTATTACCCGATGGATTAAATGACGATGAGCTAGCCTACTTTAAAGGCATGGGTGAATATGTTTGCGAAAACTTAGTAGAGTGCGGCATTAGACGCTGCCCTGGCAATATAATGGCCAGTAGCGAGTTGTGCCGAATGAGTATTAGTGACTGGCGCGAGCGCTTTTTTAAATGGATAAGCAGCCCAACCCCTCAAGCCATGCTCAACTGTAAAATATTTTTTGATTTACGCTTTATCGAAGGCTCACACACACTTTATAGTAAGTTTTATGAGCAACTTACGCACATGTCACGCAACGAATTATTTTACGCCGCCATGGCCAACGACATTGACTCAAATAGCGTGCCTATAGGCTTGTTTAATAATTTTAAAACCGAAAAAACAGAAAAAAACTATAAATATATCGACTTAAAAAAACGTGGCGTAGTAATAATTAACGACATAGTGCGTTTATATGCATTAAGAGCGGGGATTCGCCGCGCCAATACCCAAGAGCGTTTAGACGCATTGTTAAAACACACTTTACTCAGCAAAGAAGATATTTATAACCTAAAAGATTGCTGGCGTTTTTTAACCCAGCTGCGATTAAGCACGCAAATAAATCAAGAAGGGCTGCCCAGTAATTGTATTAACCCTGACCAATTAAACTCTTTAGAGCGCCACCAACTCAAAGAAGCATTTTATCTGGTAAAACAAGCGCAGCAAGCCGCTGTGTTTAAATTTGCCCGTGGTAGCTTATAG
- a CDS encoding sodium:solute symporter family protein → MDVQTLTFLIVGLSFALYIGIAIWARAGSTKEFYVAGGGVPPLANGMATAADWMSAASFISMAGIISFAGYDGGVYLMGWTGGYVLLAMCLAPYLRKFGKFTVPDFIGDRYYSRTARLVAIVCAIFICFTYIAGQMRGVGVVFSRFLEVEIETGVYIGMVIVFFYAVLGGMKGITYTQVAQYCVLVFAYLVPAIFISMMMTGHFLPQTGFGATLIGGEGAYVLDKLDGISSQLGFSQYTEGSKSMIDVFAITGALMVGTAGLPHVIVRFFTVPRVKDTRISAAWTLVFIAIVYTTAPAVAAFARVNMVDTINGKDGSGTEYAQAPTWIKNWERTGLITFNDKNGDGKMFYTSGSINDPNSANEVDVDRDIMVLANPEIANLPAWVIALVAAGGIAAALSTTAGLLLVISTSVSHDLLKRTLKPNISDKQELLAARLAAMVAIVISAYFGINPPGFVASVVAFAFGLAAASFFPAIIMGIFSKAMNREGAIAGMVTGISFTAGYIIYFKFVSPELNSAEHWFLGISPEGIGLVGMIINFAVAAIVLKFTKPTPLEIQQLVEGIRNPKGSSEAHDH, encoded by the coding sequence ATGGATGTTCAAACACTCACGTTTTTAATTGTTGGTTTAAGCTTCGCGCTTTATATCGGCATTGCAATTTGGGCCAGAGCGGGTTCAACTAAAGAGTTTTATGTAGCGGGTGGCGGCGTACCTCCTTTAGCTAATGGTATGGCAACCGCAGCCGATTGGATGAGCGCGGCGTCGTTTATTTCAATGGCGGGTATTATTTCGTTCGCGGGTTACGACGGCGGCGTTTACTTAATGGGGTGGACAGGTGGTTATGTGTTACTTGCCATGTGTTTAGCGCCTTACTTACGTAAATTCGGCAAGTTTACTGTGCCAGACTTTATTGGCGACCGTTACTATTCACGTACCGCACGTTTAGTGGCAATTGTATGTGCCATATTCATTTGTTTTACCTACATTGCAGGGCAAATGCGTGGTGTAGGCGTGGTTTTTTCTCGCTTTTTAGAAGTAGAAATTGAAACCGGTGTATACATAGGTATGGTTATTGTATTCTTTTATGCTGTTTTAGGTGGTATGAAAGGTATTACTTATACGCAGGTTGCACAGTATTGTGTGCTGGTATTTGCTTACTTAGTACCGGCCATTTTTATCTCTATGATGATGACAGGTCACTTTTTGCCACAAACTGGTTTTGGTGCCACATTAATTGGCGGAGAAGGTGCTTATGTACTTGATAAGCTAGATGGCATAAGTTCGCAATTGGGCTTTTCTCAGTATACCGAAGGCTCTAAGAGCATGATTGATGTATTTGCTATTACCGGTGCATTAATGGTGGGTACTGCAGGTTTACCACATGTAATTGTTCGCTTTTTCACTGTACCTCGCGTTAAAGATACGCGTATATCAGCGGCATGGACCTTAGTGTTTATTGCTATTGTTTATACTACAGCACCAGCGGTTGCTGCATTTGCTCGCGTAAACATGGTTGATACTATTAACGGTAAAGATGGTAGCGGTACAGAGTATGCACAAGCACCAACGTGGATCAAAAACTGGGAACGTACCGGCTTAATTACTTTTAATGATAAAAATGGTGATGGCAAAATGTTTTACACTTCAGGCAGCATCAACGATCCAAACAGTGCTAATGAAGTAGATGTTGATCGCGACATTATGGTACTTGCTAATCCAGAAATTGCTAACTTACCAGCATGGGTTATTGCCCTAGTTGCTGCCGGTGGTATTGCAGCTGCATTATCAACAACCGCAGGTTTACTGTTAGTTATTTCTACCTCCGTATCGCACGATTTACTCAAGCGAACCCTTAAGCCCAATATTAGCGATAAGCAAGAATTACTCGCAGCGAGGTTAGCTGCCATGGTCGCTATTGTTATATCCGCCTACTTTGGGATTAACCCGCCAGGGTTTGTGGCATCGGTGGTCGCATTTGCCTTCGGCTTAGCGGCAGCGAGTTTCTTCCCAGCTATTATTATGGGTATATTCTCTAAAGCAATGAACAGAGAAGGCGCAATTGCTGGCATGGTAACGGGTATTAGTTTTACCGCCGGTTATATTATTTACTTTAAGTTTGTTAGCCCAGAGCTTAATAGTGCCGAGCATTGGTTTTTAGGTATTTCGCCTGAAGGTATTGGCTTAGTAGGTATGATAATTAACTTTGCAGTTGCTGCAATAGTACTTAAATTTACTAAACCGACACCACTGGAAATTCAGCAGTTGGTTGAAGGTATTCGTAATCCTAAAGGATCTAGTGAAGCTCACGATCACTAA
- a CDS encoding DUF2339 domain-containing protein has product MDELIGLAGLFILAIIAGAICGFIALTQLKSLRQQVVQLTAKVNSLLQQQEQLTPLASKQAPSQAQLQSQVSTPAPVSAQVKTAVISSNEAAVTKTAKTNTFPKKPSVLNTLFNKFGAGFEENWMTWIGAIALAFGGIFLAKYSLEAGLLSPVMRLSLGALFGLGLIAAAGYLHYKRIIFEGFNNYIPAALASGGFITCFALALLAYSNYAMLSSTVAFVLLAIIALCASVMAIKFGPLLAVLGIIGAYSVPIWVSSNSVNLFSLFMYVGFVSLFAAIVAHQVQRIWLWYLLWAGHVFWYLAGFVLLESSTIWLLGVYAVASIIGLIAIPRLGVRFALIEFRPHSLKRLISVLPDHPLMLVFTVPFILMMLLHRFDVQFQIFSLITLVLMLFLVLKNSRWDLWQAVCLVIAFIVLVSTQQTFDYDDALFIFKQEYGLGLVLGFALTAYGLYFGRKFPKRLAFHITGAFSLFLMIATLYALIPNSALSTAYPLWAVILLVGSAVLIKSALYSASLYQRFTYWIAANANITLAITMLLNDSGLTIALAIQVLLISLLIKRHSIPMPHWPIKALVAALLLRLTFAPWTPSYEALTIFGLHWSIVVYPLCTALFYVAARCFNTSKMQLWLAGAALHCLALFITTETSYQLVGHYPQFDSLSFYEQVLLVCNWLGLGCVYLYRARIAGSLAKLYRFGGFALAGLAGVFALKTLVDDNPLLSAIDIGTTPIFNWLLLLWLVPAGLTLWLARLLKTINSKAINTKIIAIVLAIAGAFTFLAINSLIRQYWQGAYIYLSKGVGNAELYSYSIIWLVLGASTVIVGHLKNQLLIQKVGLGLLAAVILKVFLIDMANLTGLLKAVSFIGLGLSLVGLSWLFQKLRSRANLA; this is encoded by the coding sequence ATGGATGAGTTGATTGGGTTAGCTGGGCTATTTATATTAGCGATAATAGCAGGCGCTATTTGCGGGTTTATTGCACTTACACAGCTTAAAAGCTTAAGGCAACAAGTTGTACAGCTAACAGCTAAAGTAAATAGTTTACTCCAGCAACAAGAGCAATTAACACCGCTTGCTAGTAAGCAAGCGCCATCACAAGCGCAACTACAATCACAAGTAAGCACACCAGCACCCGTTTCAGCGCAAGTAAAAACCGCGGTTATAAGCAGCAATGAAGCTGCAGTTACAAAAACAGCTAAAACAAATACCTTCCCTAAAAAGCCTAGCGTTTTAAATACATTATTTAATAAATTTGGTGCAGGGTTTGAAGAAAACTGGATGACCTGGATAGGCGCGATAGCGCTTGCGTTTGGCGGTATTTTTTTAGCAAAATACAGCTTAGAAGCTGGGTTACTTTCGCCCGTTATGCGGTTGAGTTTAGGTGCACTATTTGGCCTTGGTTTAATAGCAGCCGCTGGGTATTTACATTATAAACGCATTATATTTGAAGGGTTTAATAACTATATTCCGGCAGCCCTTGCTAGTGGCGGCTTTATTACCTGCTTTGCGTTAGCCTTACTTGCTTACAGTAACTACGCCATGCTTAGCTCCACAGTTGCATTTGTGCTGTTGGCGATTATTGCTTTATGTGCAAGCGTTATGGCAATTAAGTTTGGTCCTTTACTTGCTGTTTTGGGCATTATTGGTGCCTACAGCGTGCCTATTTGGGTTAGTAGTAATAGTGTTAATTTATTTTCTTTATTTATGTATGTTGGCTTTGTTAGTTTATTTGCCGCCATAGTGGCGCACCAAGTACAGCGTATTTGGCTGTGGTATTTACTTTGGGCTGGGCATGTTTTTTGGTACTTAGCGGGTTTTGTTTTACTTGAAAGCAGCACCATTTGGCTACTGGGTGTTTATGCAGTTGCCAGTATTATTGGCCTCATAGCTATCCCTCGGTTAGGGGTAAGGTTTGCGCTAATTGAGTTTCGACCGCACAGCTTAAAGCGTTTAATTAGCGTACTGCCCGATCACCCGTTAATGTTAGTGTTTACCGTACCGTTTATTTTGATGATGCTATTGCATAGGTTTGACGTGCAGTTTCAGATATTTAGCTTAATAACTTTAGTGTTAATGCTGTTTTTAGTACTAAAAAATAGCCGCTGGGATTTATGGCAAGCTGTGTGTTTAGTAATAGCCTTTATCGTTTTAGTCAGTACTCAGCAAACTTTTGATTATGATGATGCCTTGTTTATATTTAAACAAGAATATGGACTAGGCTTAGTGCTAGGTTTTGCCTTGACTGCTTATGGCCTTTATTTTGGTCGTAAGTTTCCTAAGCGCTTGGCATTTCATATTACCGGTGCATTTAGTTTATTTTTAATGATAGCCACTTTATACGCACTAATTCCTAATTCAGCGTTAAGTACAGCGTATCCGCTTTGGGCAGTTATATTACTTGTTGGCAGTGCTGTTTTAATAAAAAGCGCGCTGTACAGTGCTAGTTTGTATCAGCGTTTTACCTACTGGATAGCAGCAAATGCTAATATTACGCTCGCGATTACTATGCTATTAAACGACAGTGGCTTAACCATAGCGCTGGCTATTCAAGTGTTATTGATTAGCTTACTGATCAAACGCCACAGTATACCTATGCCACACTGGCCTATTAAAGCGCTGGTGGCAGCATTATTATTGCGACTAACTTTCGCACCTTGGACACCAAGTTACGAAGCACTTACTATTTTTGGTTTGCACTGGAGCATAGTGGTGTACCCGCTGTGTACGGCGCTATTTTATGTTGCAGCAAGATGTTTTAACACATCAAAAATGCAGTTATGGCTAGCAGGTGCGGCGCTGCATTGCTTGGCATTATTTATTACCACCGAAACCAGTTATCAGCTAGTAGGGCATTATCCACAATTTGATTCATTGAGTTTTTACGAGCAAGTACTACTGGTTTGTAACTGGCTTGGGTTAGGTTGTGTGTATTTATATCGCGCGCGAATAGCAGGGAGTTTAGCAAAACTGTATCGCTTTGGCGGCTTTGCATTGGCGGGCTTAGCTGGTGTGTTTGCACTAAAAACCTTAGTTGACGACAACCCGTTATTGAGTGCGATAGATATTGGTACAACGCCAATATTTAACTGGTTATTGTTATTATGGTTAGTACCTGCAGGGTTAACTTTATGGTTAGCAAGGTTACTTAAAACTATAAATAGCAAAGCTATAAATACTAAGATAATTGCGATAGTTCTCGCAATTGCGGGGGCATTTACCTTTTTAGCAATTAACAGTTTAATTCGTCAATATTGGCAAGGGGCGTATATTTACTTATCTAAGGGGGTAGGTAACGCTGAGCTTTATAGCTATTCTATTATTTGGCTGGTACTGGGAGCGAGTACCGTTATTGTGGGCCATCTTAAAAATCAGCTACTAATACAAAAAGTAGGTTTAGGCTTATTGGCCGCGGTTATTTTAAAAGTATTTTTAATCGATATGGCAAACTTAACAGGTTTACTAAAAGCGGTATCGTTTATTGGATTAGGGCTATCTTTAGTCGGGCTGAGCTGGTTGTTTCAAAAGCTGAGAAGCCGCGCTAATCTGGCTTAA
- a CDS encoding 3'-5' exonuclease — MVKRLITRYFKRRQLLAHAALKQRYLVIDLELTGLDAKQHEIVSLAWVVIENQCIKMSQSQHLINKEVKNLAQSPVYHGINNDNVAAGQSLHSILEHLSEHLSEHFNDCILVFHNAMLDWSFLKPALKNANITTRPKLILCTLQIEKKRLQHQGVEIKQDDLTLNECRNRYELPSYHCHHALTDAQATAELFLAQCHQISSGRGLKVRELV, encoded by the coding sequence ATGGTTAAGCGCTTAATTACCCGTTATTTTAAAAGGCGACAGCTACTGGCACACGCTGCTTTAAAGCAGCGCTACCTAGTGATTGACTTAGAGCTAACGGGGCTTGACGCCAAGCAGCACGAAATAGTGTCGCTAGCTTGGGTGGTTATAGAAAACCAATGTATAAAAATGAGTCAGTCGCAGCATTTAATTAATAAAGAGGTTAAAAACTTAGCGCAAAGCCCAGTTTATCACGGCATTAATAATGATAATGTAGCTGCAGGGCAAAGTTTACATAGTATTTTAGAGCACCTTAGTGAGCACCTTAGTGAGCACTTTAATGACTGTATTTTAGTGTTTCATAATGCCATGCTCGACTGGAGTTTTTTAAAACCAGCGCTTAAAAATGCCAATATTACTACGCGGCCAAAACTAATACTCTGCACCTTACAAATAGAAAAAAAGCGCCTGCAACATCAAGGCGTCGAAATAAAGCAAGATGATTTAACGTTAAACGAATGTCGTAATCGCTACGAACTGCCTAGTTATCATTGCCACCACGCACTTACCGACGCACAAGCAACAGCAGAGTTATTTTTGGCGCAGTGCCATCAAATAAGTAGCGGCAGAGGATTAAAAGTGAGGGAGCTTGTTTAG
- a CDS encoding PAS domain-containing hybrid sensor histidine kinase/response regulator, which translates to MTAVLIFVALSYIGVLFWLASWGDKTTPLAKRISHHPFVYAFSLGIYCTSWTYYGSVGTAATSSWSFLPILLGPALLFFFGQGFLRKLVLVSKKQNITTIADFISARYGKRQTTAIMVTLIALLATIPYIALQLKALSSSFLLLQTSNKVSGDIVALSATLIMALFAIFFGTRKVDVTEYRSGLMLAVAFESLIKLIALMAVAGLAVYSLFNLPESYANQVDEPLWTHWADFDFFSFNFIGQSLMAAAAIICLPRQFHVTVVDNQDKRHLFTARWAFPLYLLLTAAMIFPIATAAIHPEIGRSFSPDSFVLALPMLHYNAFLTTFVFIGGLSAATAMIVVATLTLSTMISNDVVLPLILRRKFKRNLITTSYRSRILLVRRFAIAGILTLAYFYQHWFGHGSALASMGLVAFSLVTQLLPAIVGGLYWRKGHAYGVYAGLLAGFICWVLFLMLPILDAGNTLNTDLQQTLMTRGTLIALFANIGCYISFSLGAEERLIDKIQAAAFVNPKDQTILSKRLNKDVKATVYDFKILLQTFLGIQRSQQVLANYALAHHLSDNNAHPKPEFIAYCERALTGVLGASSAQALVHTVSSGKRMAFEEVVNFFDETTQALQFNQNLLFTSLENLSHGLSVVDKDLKLVAWNKRYSEMFNYPEGFLEVAQPVEDIIRYNAERGECGPGEIERHVEKRVRHLKNGTSHHFIRHRRNGQVYEMIGNPLPDGGFVTSFSDITAHINTQNALEEINIDLENRIEARTQEVQTINKDLQAQIDSRVQTEQALTLAKREAEKANDSKTRFLALASHDILQPLNAARLYLAAIDEKQLNSTNQNNLDKLGDSLDSTVHLMSALLEIAKLEQGAMAPTPRHFCIDDILQPLKSESSILLSVKGLSFKVLSNQQIVHSDITYLRRIIQNLLSNAIKYTQSGKVLIACRNRKHSLRIEVWDTGQGISEAEQAKIFNDFYRVEAGDNKGIGLGLGVVKRMADLLSLPLDVCSVPNKGSRFSIEVPYGDAKFVQHKSIANSVMENRAAINIIAVDDDPANLAAMASLLNKWQANYTLFDNVEQVLAHANKHSAPDVILMDYQLGNDCDGITLIKTLRDIWQHQVPAILITAVRDEELKLETKAANIHYLSKPIKPGKLKALLNHST; encoded by the coding sequence ATGACTGCCGTACTAATTTTTGTTGCTTTGAGCTATATAGGGGTGCTGTTTTGGCTCGCAAGTTGGGGCGATAAAACCACGCCTTTGGCTAAGCGTATTAGTCATCACCCTTTTGTGTACGCATTTTCACTGGGCATTTATTGTACATCTTGGACCTACTACGGCTCGGTAGGAACTGCTGCCACAAGTAGTTGGAGTTTTTTACCCATATTACTAGGCCCCGCATTATTGTTTTTTTTCGGCCAAGGCTTTTTACGTAAATTAGTTTTAGTGAGTAAAAAGCAAAATATTACTACCATTGCCGACTTTATTTCTGCCCGTTATGGCAAGCGCCAAACCACCGCTATTATGGTGACTTTAATCGCGCTATTAGCGACTATTCCGTATATTGCGCTGCAATTAAAAGCGCTCAGTTCGAGCTTTTTACTGCTGCAAACAAGTAATAAAGTATCTGGAGATATAGTCGCCTTGTCGGCAACCTTAATTATGGCGTTATTTGCGATATTTTTTGGCACTCGAAAAGTTGATGTCACCGAATACCGCTCAGGGTTAATGCTTGCTGTAGCGTTTGAATCTCTCATAAAATTAATTGCACTCATGGCGGTAGCTGGACTGGCTGTGTATTCTTTATTTAACTTACCTGAGTCTTATGCTAACCAAGTAGACGAGCCTTTGTGGACACACTGGGCCGACTTTGACTTTTTTAGTTTTAACTTTATTGGCCAATCATTAATGGCTGCGGCGGCTATTATTTGCCTACCGCGTCAGTTTCATGTCACCGTGGTCGACAATCAAGACAAGCGTCATTTATTTACCGCGCGCTGGGCGTTTCCACTGTACTTATTACTTACCGCAGCAATGATTTTCCCAATAGCAACCGCCGCTATTCACCCAGAAATAGGCCGTAGCTTTTCGCCCGACAGCTTTGTGTTAGCCCTACCTATGCTGCACTATAATGCCTTTTTAACCACCTTCGTTTTTATTGGTGGCTTGTCGGCCGCCACCGCTATGATAGTGGTAGCAACACTCACTTTAAGTACTATGATTTCAAACGATGTAGTACTGCCCCTAATACTACGTCGCAAATTTAAACGTAACTTAATAACCACCAGCTATAGATCGAGAATACTATTAGTACGACGCTTTGCTATTGCCGGTATTTTAACCTTGGCTTACTTTTATCAGCACTGGTTTGGTCACGGAAGTGCATTAGCTAGCATGGGCTTGGTTGCATTTTCGTTAGTAACCCAGTTATTACCCGCTATTGTAGGTGGTTTATATTGGCGAAAAGGCCATGCTTATGGCGTTTATGCAGGCTTACTTGCAGGCTTTATATGCTGGGTGCTGTTTTTAATGCTGCCTATTTTAGATGCTGGTAATACGCTAAATACCGATCTACAACAAACCCTTATGACTCGCGGCACGCTGATTGCGTTATTTGCTAATATTGGCTGTTATATTAGCTTTTCGTTAGGGGCTGAGGAGCGATTAATTGATAAAATTCAGGCTGCTGCATTTGTTAACCCAAAAGATCAGACTATTTTATCAAAGCGTTTAAATAAAGATGTAAAAGCCACAGTATACGACTTTAAAATACTGCTACAGACCTTTTTAGGCATTCAGCGCAGCCAGCAAGTATTAGCCAATTATGCCCTAGCCCATCATTTAAGTGACAACAACGCGCATCCCAAACCTGAGTTTATTGCCTATTGCGAACGTGCGTTAACCGGTGTACTTGGTGCATCGTCGGCTCAAGCATTAGTGCACACAGTCTCATCTGGTAAGCGCATGGCATTTGAAGAGGTGGTTAACTTTTTTGATGAAACCACCCAAGCACTGCAATTTAACCAAAACTTATTATTTACCTCACTTGAAAACTTAAGCCATGGCCTTTCTGTGGTCGACAAAGATTTAAAACTTGTTGCCTGGAATAAACGCTATAGCGAAATGTTTAATTACCCTGAAGGTTTTTTAGAGGTGGCCCAACCGGTAGAAGACATAATACGTTATAACGCAGAGCGTGGTGAATGTGGCCCAGGCGAAATAGAGCGCCATGTTGAAAAACGGGTTCGCCATTTAAAAAATGGCACCTCGCATCACTTTATTCGCCACCGCCGCAACGGCCAAGTGTACGAAATGATAGGTAATCCTTTGCCTGATGGCGGCTTTGTTACCAGCTTTTCAGACATAACAGCGCATATTAATACCCAAAATGCGCTGGAAGAAATTAATATCGATTTAGAAAACCGCATCGAGGCGCGTACTCAAGAAGTACAAACCATTAATAAAGACCTACAAGCGCAAATAGATAGCCGAGTTCAAACTGAGCAAGCGCTAACTTTAGCCAAGCGGGAGGCCGAAAAAGCCAACGATAGTAAAACCCGCTTTTTAGCACTGGCGAGCCATGATATTTTACAGCCACTAAATGCCGCGCGTTTATACCTTGCCGCCATTGACGAAAAGCAGCTCAATAGCACTAATCAAAATAATCTGGATAAACTAGGAGACAGCCTAGACTCTACCGTGCATTTAATGTCGGCACTGCTTGAAATAGCCAAGTTAGAACAAGGCGCAATGGCGCCTACGCCACGGCACTTTTGTATTGACGATATTTTGCAACCGCTTAAAAGCGAGTCAAGTATTTTACTCAGTGTAAAAGGGTTGTCGTTCAAAGTGCTTTCTAACCAACAAATAGTGCACAGCGATATTACTTATTTACGACGTATTATCCAAAACCTGCTCTCTAATGCAATTAAGTACACACAAAGCGGTAAAGTTTTAATTGCCTGTAGAAACCGTAAACATAGCCTGCGCATAGAAGTATGGGATACAGGGCAAGGGATCAGTGAAGCAGAGCAAGCTAAAATTTTTAATGACTTTTACCGAGTTGAGGCTGGCGACAATAAAGGCATAGGCTTAGGTTTAGGAGTAGTAAAAAGAATGGCTGACTTACTCAGCTTACCGCTTGATGTATGCTCAGTGCCCAATAAAGGCAGCCGCTTTAGTATTGAGGTACCTTATGGTGATGCAAAATTTGTACAGCATAAAAGTATTGCTAATAGTGTAATGGAAAACCGCGCCGCCATTAATATTATTGCCGTTGACGACGATCCTGCCAACCTAGCTGCCATGGCAAGCTTACTCAACAAATGGCAAGCCAATTACACCTTATTTGATAACGTTGAACAGGTGCTTGCGCACGCTAATAAGCACAGCGCACCCGATGTGATTTTAATGGATTACCAACTAGGTAATGATTGCGACGGCATAACACTTATAAAAACCCTGAGAGATATTTGGCAACACCAAGTCCCTGCTATTTTAATAACAGCGGTGCGCGATGAAGAGCTAAAACTAGAAACTAAAGCGGCTAATATTCATTATCTTAGTAAGCCTATTAAACCGGGCAAACTAAAAGCGCTGCTGAATCACAGCACTTAA